In Ectothiorhodosinus mongolicus, one DNA window encodes the following:
- the rpsF gene encoding 30S ribosomal protein S6, whose product MRHYEIVFLVHPDQSEQVPAMMERYRGIIEGAEGEVHRLEDWGRRQLAYPIQKLHKAHYVLMNIECPEAALAELVSAFRFNDAVIRHMVMKMDKAFTEVSPLARGREDEERSSSSSYNDDDDGDDDSDESDERPSRAAAAE is encoded by the coding sequence ATGCGTCATTATGAAATCGTCTTTCTGGTCCACCCGGATCAGAGTGAGCAAGTCCCTGCGATGATGGAGCGCTACCGCGGCATTATCGAAGGTGCCGAGGGTGAAGTGCACCGCCTGGAAGACTGGGGTCGTCGGCAGTTGGCTTACCCCATTCAAAAGCTGCACAAAGCTCATTATGTGCTGATGAACATCGAATGCCCTGAGGCCGCTTTGGCCGAGTTGGTTAGCGCATTCCGGTTCAACGATGCCGTCATTCGTCACATGGTCATGAAGATGGATAAGGCCTTCACGGAAGTCTCGCCTTTGGCGCGTGGCCGTGAGGATGAAGAGCGCAGCAGCAGCTCTTCATACAATGATGATGACGATGGTGATGATGATTCGGATGAGTCAGATGAGCGCCCTAGCCGCGCCGCTGCTGCCGAATAA
- the rpsR gene encoding 30S ribosomal protein S18 — MSRFFRRRKYCRFTAEGVEQIDYKDLNTLKNYITETGKIVPSRITGTSARYQRQLAAAIKRARYLALLPFSDNH; from the coding sequence ATGTCACGTTTTTTCCGTCGCCGTAAATACTGCCGTTTCACTGCCGAAGGTGTGGAACAGATTGACTATAAAGATCTGAACACCCTGAAAAATTACATCACTGAAACCGGCAAGATCGTGCCCAGCCGTATCACCGGCACCAGCGCTCGCTACCAACGTCAGTTGGCAGCAGCGATCAAGCGGGCTCGCTATCTGGCCTTGTTGCCCTTCTCGGATAATCATTAA
- a CDS encoding DUF2232 domain-containing protein, whose product MQGRLRAVTATTGLGVVGLLLPPLALVSSAAVGLVGLRAGWQQALIVAVIAAAVITGMVAVAGLPLPLGILTAVIQWAPMLLFAEILRRSSSWDWVLHIGMALGTGVVLLTYLLVPDLSGFWIRVLEQSVGQIFQQTGMPAAERELAFQQVASLMTGMVAAISVLSFVLALLLSRYWQALLYNPGGFGAEFKALRLSKAAAGLLVALLLLAWLAEVTLFFELALVLLVGFFLHGLAVLHAVNTLLGLSRFWLVGAYVVMALALPQMMIVLATVGMLDTVIDLRGRLDRSDSV is encoded by the coding sequence ATGCAGGGCCGCCTGCGGGCGGTGACCGCCACGACCGGTTTGGGCGTGGTGGGCTTGCTGCTGCCGCCATTGGCATTGGTCAGCAGTGCGGCCGTGGGCTTGGTAGGCCTGCGCGCCGGATGGCAACAGGCACTCATAGTGGCCGTGATCGCTGCCGCGGTGATCACTGGCATGGTGGCTGTGGCGGGATTGCCTTTGCCGCTGGGTATTCTGACTGCCGTCATTCAGTGGGCGCCCATGCTGTTATTTGCTGAGATATTGCGCCGCTCTTCCTCCTGGGATTGGGTGTTGCATATTGGTATGGCACTCGGCACTGGCGTGGTGCTTTTAACGTATTTGCTGGTGCCTGATCTGAGTGGTTTTTGGATTCGGGTGCTCGAGCAGTCAGTGGGACAGATTTTCCAGCAGACGGGTATGCCCGCTGCCGAGCGTGAATTGGCTTTTCAGCAAGTCGCCAGCCTGATGACTGGGATGGTGGCAGCCATCAGTGTCTTGAGCTTTGTGCTAGCGCTTTTGCTGTCTCGCTACTGGCAGGCGCTGCTTTATAATCCGGGCGGTTTTGGCGCGGAATTTAAAGCGCTGCGGCTGAGTAAAGCGGCGGCGGGTTTGTTGGTGGCTTTATTGCTGTTGGCTTGGCTGGCTGAGGTCACGCTGTTTTTTGAATTGGCTTTGGTTTTGCTGGTGGGATTTTTTCTGCATGGACTGGCGGTGCTGCATGCGGTCAATACGCTACTGGGGCTGAGCCGCTTTTGGTTGGTTGGGGCTTATGTCGTGATGGCTTTGGCGCTGCCGCAGATGATGATTGTGCTGGCTACTGTCGGTATGCTGGATACCGTGATTGATTTACGTGGTCGTCTGGATCGTTCAGATTCGGTTTAA
- the rplI gene encoding 50S ribosomal protein L9, translating to MEVILLEKVENLGNLGDKVRVRSGYARNFLLPKGKAKFATEANIAEFEARRAELEKMAAESLATAEARRDKFEAASISITALVGGEGKLFGSIGPGDVAEAAQAAGLDLEKREVRMPDGPLRMAGEFEIALQLHTDVKATLKVTITAEE from the coding sequence ATGGAAGTCATACTGCTGGAAAAAGTAGAAAATTTGGGTAACTTGGGTGACAAAGTGCGCGTACGTTCGGGTTATGCGCGTAACTTCCTGCTCCCTAAGGGCAAAGCCAAGTTCGCCACCGAAGCCAATATCGCTGAATTTGAAGCGCGCCGGGCGGAGCTGGAAAAAATGGCAGCCGAGTCTTTGGCCACGGCTGAAGCGCGCCGCGATAAGTTTGAGGCGGCCAGCATCAGTATCACCGCGCTGGTGGGTGGTGAAGGCAAACTGTTTGGGTCTATCGGTCCTGGGGATGTGGCTGAGGCAGCTCAGGCAGCTGGTTTGGACTTGGAGAAACGCGAAGTTCGCATGCCTGATGGCCCTTTGCGCATGGCGGGCGAATTTGAGATTGCGCTGCAACTGCATACGGACGTGAAGGCAACGCTGAAAGTGACTATCACTGCCGAGGAGTAA
- the dnaB gene encoding replicative DNA helicase, with protein sequence MAELEPAIARESATAQLKIPPHSIEAEQAVLGGLMLDNQAWDKVSDRVSEVDFYRFDHRLIFRALEELAERNSPMDLVTVSERLEAWGELDKAGGLAYLGLLARDTPSAANIVAYADIVRERSVLRQLIAVGTDIASSGFNSEGRPVDELLDAAEQRVFKIAEQSERSRQGFRNMRSLLQSTVSHVEMLTERDSPITGLPTGYDDFDEMTSGLQPGDLVIVAGRPSMGKTSLAVNMAEYAALKQQHPVAVFSMEMPGEQLALRLVSSLGRINQQRLRTGRLEDDDWPRFTSAVSMLNEAQLFIDDSPALSPGDLRTRARRLMREHQQLSLIVVDYLQLMQIKGTSENRATEISEISRSLKALAKELKVPIIALSQLNRSLEQRPNKRPVMSDLRESGAIEQDADLIVFIYRDEVYNSDSPDKGTAELIIAKQRNGPIGMVRLTFLGQYTRFESYAPEIYGSEGFS encoded by the coding sequence ATGGCTGAGTTGGAGCCTGCCATTGCGCGCGAGTCGGCAACGGCGCAGTTAAAGATTCCGCCTCATTCAATTGAGGCGGAGCAAGCCGTTCTGGGTGGTCTGATGCTCGACAATCAGGCCTGGGATAAAGTCTCCGACCGTGTCTCGGAAGTGGATTTTTACCGCTTCGACCATCGCCTGATTTTTCGTGCGCTAGAGGAACTGGCCGAGCGCAACTCGCCCATGGACTTAGTGACCGTCTCCGAGCGGCTTGAGGCTTGGGGTGAGCTGGATAAGGCGGGTGGCTTGGCTTATTTGGGCTTGCTGGCCCGTGACACCCCGAGTGCCGCCAATATCGTTGCCTATGCCGATATCGTGCGCGAGCGCTCGGTGCTGCGCCAATTGATCGCAGTAGGTACGGATATTGCCAGCAGTGGCTTTAACAGCGAAGGCCGACCGGTCGACGAGCTGCTGGATGCCGCTGAACAGCGCGTCTTTAAAATTGCCGAACAAAGCGAGCGCTCGCGCCAAGGGTTTCGCAATATGCGCTCGCTGTTACAGTCCACCGTCAGTCATGTCGAAATGCTCACCGAGCGCGATAGTCCCATTACCGGACTGCCTACTGGCTATGACGACTTTGACGAGATGACCTCCGGCCTGCAGCCGGGTGATTTGGTGATCGTCGCCGGTCGTCCCTCGATGGGTAAGACCTCGCTGGCGGTCAACATGGCGGAGTATGCCGCCCTGAAACAGCAGCATCCGGTTGCTGTTTTCAGTATGGAAATGCCCGGCGAGCAACTGGCCTTGCGTTTGGTGTCTTCTTTGGGACGCATTAACCAACAGCGACTGCGTACCGGGCGCCTCGAGGATGATGATTGGCCGCGCTTCACCAGCGCCGTGTCCATGCTCAATGAGGCGCAATTATTTATCGATGACAGCCCAGCTTTGTCTCCGGGCGACCTGCGTACCCGGGCGCGACGGCTGATGCGCGAACACCAGCAGCTCTCGCTGATTGTGGTGGACTATCTGCAGCTGATGCAGATTAAAGGTACCTCAGAAAACCGTGCCACTGAGATCTCGGAGATTTCGCGTTCACTTAAGGCCTTGGCCAAAGAGCTTAAAGTGCCGATTATTGCTTTGTCTCAGCTCAATCGCAGCCTTGAGCAGCGCCCCAATAAGCGCCCCGTAATGTCGGATCTGCGCGAGTCTGGCGCTATCGAGCAGGACGCCGATTTGATTGTGTTCATCTACCGCGATGAGGTCTATAACTCAGACAGCCCCGACAAGGGCACGGCGGAACTCATTATTGCTAAGCAGCGTAATGGCCCCATCGGCATGGTGCGCCTGACCTTTCTGGGACAGTACACGCGCTTTGAAAGCTATGCGCCTGAGATCTACGGCAGCGAGGGCTTCTCATGA
- the alr gene encoding alanine racemase: MRRAASAHLRLEALLHNTQVVRRHAPASGLLAVIKAEGYGHGMLRVAEVLATAVDAFAVSHIEEAEVLRAAGHDKPIVVLHGCQTREHWQQAFALGLSPVIHHLSQLETLESLPMRARLPLWVKMDSGMTRLGFAPQEIAAVCERLNASGRCAEAPVVMSHFACADEPQRPENAQQLQRFMDATAPLPVSLSMANSGALLTQPETHLNWVRPGIMLYGASPLRAQSGAEWDLKPVMTLKAPIISIEDREQGAAVGYGSITTLHRPSRIAVVAIGYADGYPRHAPPGTPVLLHGQRLPLMGRVSMDLICVDVTDVPAAGLGDEVTLWGEGLPVEEIAHAAGTISYDLLCGVADRVQIKTQ; the protein is encoded by the coding sequence ATGAGGCGAGCAGCCAGCGCGCACTTGCGCCTGGAGGCTTTGCTGCATAACACCCAGGTGGTGCGACGTCACGCGCCGGCCAGTGGCTTACTGGCAGTGATCAAAGCAGAAGGCTATGGTCATGGCATGCTGAGAGTGGCCGAGGTATTGGCCACCGCCGTGGATGCTTTTGCCGTCTCGCATATAGAAGAGGCAGAAGTTCTGCGCGCCGCCGGTCACGATAAACCGATAGTGGTGCTTCACGGTTGCCAAACCCGCGAACATTGGCAGCAGGCCTTTGCTTTGGGGCTGAGCCCAGTCATCCACCATCTGTCCCAACTCGAGACGCTTGAATCCTTGCCGATGCGGGCACGCCTGCCGCTGTGGGTGAAGATGGATTCCGGTATGACGCGTTTGGGGTTTGCGCCCCAAGAGATAGCGGCGGTGTGTGAACGTCTTAATGCCAGCGGTCGTTGTGCTGAGGCGCCTGTGGTGATGAGTCATTTTGCTTGTGCTGATGAGCCACAGCGGCCCGAGAACGCTCAGCAGCTGCAGCGTTTTATGGACGCTACTGCGCCTTTGCCAGTGTCTTTGAGTATGGCCAATTCGGGGGCGTTATTGACCCAGCCCGAGACGCATCTGAACTGGGTGCGTCCCGGCATCATGCTTTATGGCGCCTCGCCGCTGCGCGCTCAGAGCGGCGCTGAATGGGACTTAAAGCCTGTGATGACGCTTAAGGCTCCGATTATCAGTATCGAGGATCGGGAGCAGGGGGCGGCGGTAGGTTATGGCAGCATCACTACTTTGCACAGGCCCTCGCGCATTGCTGTAGTGGCGATTGGCTACGCCGATGGTTACCCGCGCCATGCGCCGCCTGGTACGCCGGTTTTGCTGCACGGCCAGCGGTTGCCGTTGATGGGACGGGTCTCCATGGATTTGATTTGTGTGGATGTCACCGATGTCCCGGCAGCAGGGCTGGGTGATGAGGTCACGCTCTGGGGTGAGGGGCTGCCCGTGGAAGAGATTGCCCACGCCGCGGGCACCATCAGTTATGATTTATTGTGTGGGGTGGCTGATCGGGTGCAGATCAAGACCCAGTGA
- a CDS encoding O-succinylhomoserine sulfhydrylase has product MMQDDSFDNYGFSTRAIRSGHHRSAEQEHAEPIFTTSSFVFNSAAEAAARFSGEQPGNIYARFTNPTTRTFQDRLAALEGGEACVATASGMSAILATCLSLLRCGDHILSSSSIFGSTTGLFENYLTRCGMEVDFVPLTDLAAWEAGFKPNTRMLYVETPSNPLTEVVDIAALADLAHSKGCLLVVDNCFCTPALQQPLALGADIIIHSATKYLDGQGRCVGGAVVGDAERVGKEVFGFLRTAGPTMAPFNAWVFLKGLETLALRMRAHSEAAMQLASWLESLPMVKAVHYPGLASHPQHALAARQQSGFGGIVAFEVHGGREAAWKVVDSTRMLSITANLGDMKTTITHPATTTHGRLKPEQREAQGIREGLLRIAVGLEDIGDIQADLARGLNAG; this is encoded by the coding sequence ATGATGCAGGATGATTCATTCGACAATTACGGTTTTTCGACCCGCGCCATTCGCAGCGGTCATCATCGCAGCGCGGAACAGGAACATGCAGAGCCGATTTTCACCACCTCAAGCTTTGTTTTTAACTCCGCAGCCGAGGCGGCGGCGCGCTTTTCGGGGGAACAGCCAGGCAATATTTACGCGCGTTTCACTAACCCTACGACACGCACGTTTCAGGATCGCTTGGCCGCCTTAGAGGGCGGTGAGGCTTGTGTGGCCACAGCCTCGGGCATGTCGGCGATTTTGGCGACTTGCCTGAGCCTGCTGCGCTGTGGCGATCATATTCTGTCTTCGTCATCGATTTTTGGCTCGACCACGGGGTTGTTTGAGAACTATCTGACCCGCTGTGGTATGGAGGTGGACTTTGTGCCGCTGACTGACTTGGCGGCCTGGGAGGCAGGGTTTAAACCCAATACCCGCATGCTCTATGTCGAGACGCCCTCCAATCCGCTGACTGAAGTGGTGGACATCGCTGCCTTGGCTGATTTGGCCCACAGCAAGGGCTGTTTATTGGTGGTGGATAATTGTTTTTGTACGCCGGCCTTACAACAGCCGCTGGCTCTGGGCGCCGATATTATTATTCACTCGGCCACCAAGTATTTGGATGGGCAGGGCCGCTGTGTGGGTGGTGCTGTAGTGGGTGATGCCGAGCGCGTGGGTAAGGAAGTGTTTGGCTTTTTGCGCACCGCTGGACCGACGATGGCGCCGTTTAATGCTTGGGTGTTTCTCAAAGGTTTAGAGACTCTAGCATTGCGCATGCGCGCCCACAGCGAGGCAGCGATGCAGCTGGCCAGTTGGTTGGAGTCTTTGCCCATGGTTAAGGCCGTACATTATCCCGGCTTGGCATCGCATCCCCAACATGCATTGGCGGCTCGCCAGCAAAGTGGCTTTGGCGGGATCGTGGCGTTTGAGGTGCATGGGGGGCGCGAGGCCGCCTGGAAAGTGGTGGATAGCACGCGCATGCTCTCGATCACTGCTAATTTGGGTGATATGAAAACCACCATCACCCATCCAGCGACCACCACCCATGGGCGTCTTAAGCCCGAGCAGCGTGAGGCTCAGGGCATTCGTGAGGGCCTACTGCGTATCGCCGTGGGTTTGGAGGACATCGGTGATATCCAAGCGGATCTGGCGCGCGGGCTGAATGCCGGATAA
- a CDS encoding DUF4147 domain-containing protein, with protein MPDKASPQGPRAQLLACFAAALKAVHGQSLVHEALQGADSPGHVVAIGKAAAAMARGAQELLGSRLSRGLLMTREGYGDERLGATARFVCLDSDHPVPGARSLEAGEALLRFIAETPVDEPLLFLISGGASSLVEVLADGVSLRELQNLNQSLLAGGLDIAAMNAQRKAISRIKGGGLNHYLGERRARVLLLSDVPGDDPAVIGSGLLAASARVQLQIVGNNLSAQQAAAAAGQAQGLSVHVHPQALAGDAVLQAKAIVEEMKIAPAGLHIWGGETHVCLPQHPGLGGRNQHLALAAAIALQGDASITLLAAGTDGSDGNTSVAGGMVDAGTLERGMELGGDAQKALAAADSYRFLRASGDLVDTGPTGTNVMDVVLALKG; from the coding sequence ATGCCGGATAAAGCCTCGCCCCAAGGGCCTAGAGCGCAGCTGCTGGCGTGTTTTGCAGCCGCATTAAAAGCCGTTCATGGGCAGTCTTTGGTGCATGAGGCGCTGCAGGGTGCAGATTCTCCCGGGCATGTAGTGGCCATCGGTAAGGCCGCAGCCGCCATGGCTCGCGGTGCGCAAGAGCTATTGGGTAGCCGCCTGTCGCGGGGCTTGTTGATGACCCGTGAGGGTTATGGGGATGAGCGCTTGGGGGCCACTGCGCGCTTTGTGTGCCTCGACTCTGATCATCCGGTTCCCGGGGCGCGAAGCCTAGAAGCGGGCGAGGCCTTATTGCGGTTTATCGCCGAGACCCCGGTCGATGAGCCCCTGCTGTTTCTCATCAGTGGGGGAGCCTCAAGCTTGGTGGAGGTCTTGGCCGATGGTGTGTCTTTGCGGGAGCTGCAAAATCTGAACCAAAGCCTGTTAGCCGGTGGGCTGGATATCGCGGCGATGAATGCCCAGCGCAAAGCCATCTCGCGCATTAAAGGCGGCGGCTTGAATCATTATTTGGGGGAGCGTCGCGCGCGGGTGTTGTTGCTTTCGGATGTGCCCGGTGATGATCCGGCGGTGATTGGCTCGGGCTTGCTGGCCGCCAGCGCCCGGGTGCAGCTACAGATTGTGGGCAATAACCTTAGCGCGCAACAAGCTGCGGCGGCAGCCGGTCAGGCTCAGGGCTTATCGGTGCACGTGCATCCGCAAGCGCTGGCCGGTGATGCCGTGCTGCAGGCCAAAGCGATTGTCGAGGAAATGAAAATAGCTCCAGCAGGGCTGCATATTTGGGGTGGTGAAACCCATGTGTGCTTACCTCAGCACCCCGGCTTGGGCGGGCGCAATCAGCATTTGGCGCTGGCGGCGGCTATTGCCTTGCAGGGAGATGCATCAATCACGCTGCTGGCCGCTGGCACCGACGGCAGTGACGGTAATACCAGTGTGGCTGGGGGCATGGTCGATGCAGGAACGCTCGAGCGCGGCATGGAATTAGGTGGGGACGCCCAAAAGGCTTTGGCGGCGGCGGATTCTTATCGCTTTTTACGGGCCAGTGGAGACTTGGTGGATACCGGGCCCACGGGTACCAACGTCATGGATGTGGTGCTGGCTTTAAAAGGCTAG
- a CDS encoding UDP-2,3-diacylglucosamine diphosphatase, translated as MSTQLFIADLHLEAARTAASDHFLTFLDGPARQADALYILGDLFEYWVGDDDPAAFFDPAIKRLKALAADGLKIAFCHGNRDFLVGPALAERMRAELLGDETLIEHQGQRVLLMHGDTLCTDDTDYQKLRHQLHSPQWQQAFLSLPLTQRHEQARALRAQSQEAQVSKASDIIDVNDTAVTEAIQRHRANVLIHGHTHRPARHELSIDGREVTRWVLPDWFSGGGYLRADEHGLTLIDGVH; from the coding sequence TTGAGCACTCAGCTTTTTATTGCTGATCTGCATTTGGAGGCAGCCCGAACGGCTGCCTCCGATCATTTTCTGACCTTCTTAGATGGCCCGGCACGTCAAGCCGATGCGCTGTATATCCTCGGGGATCTGTTTGAATATTGGGTCGGTGATGATGACCCAGCGGCGTTTTTTGACCCGGCCATCAAACGCCTCAAGGCCCTAGCGGCCGATGGTCTGAAGATCGCTTTTTGTCACGGCAACCGTGACTTTCTCGTCGGTCCGGCTTTGGCTGAGCGTATGCGAGCCGAGCTCTTAGGCGATGAAACCCTGATCGAACATCAAGGCCAGCGCGTATTATTAATGCACGGCGATACCCTATGCACCGATGACACGGACTATCAAAAGCTGCGTCATCAGCTACATAGCCCGCAGTGGCAACAGGCCTTTCTCAGCCTGCCGCTGACCCAGCGCCACGAACAAGCTCGGGCCCTACGCGCCCAAAGCCAAGAAGCCCAAGTGAGCAAGGCCAGCGACATTATTGATGTCAATGATACGGCCGTGACCGAGGCGATACAGCGCCACCGCGCCAATGTGTTAATCCACGGCCATACGCATCGTCCCGCCCGTCATGAACTGAGCATCGATGGTCGAGAGGTGACTCGCTGGGTTTTGCCGGATTGGTTCTCAGGTGGAGGTTATCTGCGCGCCGATGAACATGGCCTAACACTGATTGACGGCGTCCACTAG
- a CDS encoding peptidylprolyl isomerase, whose protein sequence is MADTNPQVTLDTNKGSIVIELYADKAPISVENFLSYARDGFYAGTIFHRVIPGFMVQGGGFTEDMNQKPTREAIRNEANNGLSNEVGTLAMARTPNPHSATAQFFINVAHNRFLDFSAETAQGWGYAVFGRVVEGMSVVESIVEVPTGSHGMHQDVPREAIVINSVTVN, encoded by the coding sequence ATGGCAGATACCAATCCTCAGGTCACACTGGATACCAATAAAGGCAGTATCGTTATCGAGCTGTATGCCGATAAAGCCCCCATCAGCGTTGAGAACTTCCTCAGTTATGCCCGCGATGGCTTTTATGCCGGCACGATTTTTCATCGCGTGATCCCAGGCTTTATGGTGCAAGGAGGCGGTTTCACCGAGGACATGAACCAAAAGCCCACGCGTGAGGCGATTCGTAATGAAGCCAACAATGGCTTGTCTAACGAAGTGGGCACCCTGGCCATGGCGCGCACGCCCAATCCGCACTCAGCCACCGCGCAGTTCTTTATCAATGTCGCCCACAATCGCTTTTTGGACTTCAGTGCCGAAACTGCTCAAGGCTGGGGCTATGCGGTATTTGGTCGCGTCGTCGAGGGTATGTCCGTAGTGGAAAGCATTGTCGAAGTACCCACCGGCAGCCATGGCATGCACCAAGACGTTCCGCGTGAGGCCATCGTGATCAACAGCGTCACCGTGAACTGA
- the gltX gene encoding glutamate--tRNA ligase, with the protein MSSLPAKSRFAPSPTGWLHLGNLRTALFSALMAWRHGGHFLLRVEDTDAERSEQAFTEALYEDLHWLGLDWQEGPGIGGAQGPYLQSERAEIYQRFYDELEAKGLAYPCFCSAQALKLSRKAQLTSGQPPRYAGTCAHLSSDEVQRRRDQGIEPTLRFRVPPGKEVRFTDLVRGEQVYRSEDIGDFVIRRSDGTPAFFFSNAIDDALMGVTHVLRGEDHLTNTPRQLMLLEALGLPTPSYAHISLILGSDGGPLSKRAGALSLRALREQGYLPIAILNHLARLGHVYERDDLLPLDDLIGDFDVARLGRAPARHDPTQLDHWQRLAVNHADDAVLLGWLDDQDVSAEQAQQLVAAVRDNVQFPADLRAWAQRLLKGLPEFDADGQALLRAAGADFFQQALQVLDSAPDDFKAFAQAVGERSGARGKALFQPLRLALSGVMFGPEMHRIWTLLGPAACRARLEHAAVIAAFSSQ; encoded by the coding sequence ATGTCATCGCTACCTGCTAAGAGCCGCTTCGCGCCCAGTCCCACCGGATGGTTACATCTGGGCAATCTCCGTACCGCGTTGTTCAGCGCGCTGATGGCTTGGCGTCATGGCGGGCATTTTTTGTTGCGCGTCGAAGATACCGATGCCGAGCGCAGCGAACAGGCGTTTACTGAGGCCTTATACGAAGATCTGCATTGGCTGGGTCTGGACTGGCAAGAGGGCCCGGGAATCGGCGGTGCGCAGGGCCCTTATTTGCAGTCTGAGCGCGCTGAGATTTATCAGCGGTTTTATGATGAGCTCGAGGCTAAGGGCTTGGCCTATCCTTGTTTTTGTTCCGCTCAAGCTCTAAAACTCTCGCGCAAAGCCCAACTGACATCTGGCCAACCGCCGCGCTATGCCGGCACTTGTGCACATTTATCCAGCGATGAGGTGCAGCGCCGACGGGATCAGGGTATTGAACCCACCTTGCGGTTTCGTGTGCCGCCCGGTAAAGAAGTGCGGTTTACCGATTTGGTGCGCGGCGAACAAGTTTATCGCTCTGAGGACATTGGTGATTTTGTGATTCGTCGCTCAGACGGCACTCCCGCGTTCTTTTTCAGTAATGCCATTGATGATGCTTTGATGGGGGTGACCCATGTGTTGCGCGGCGAGGATCACCTCACCAACACCCCCAGACAACTGATGTTGCTTGAGGCGCTGGGGTTGCCAACGCCCAGCTATGCGCATATCTCGCTAATTTTGGGCAGTGATGGTGGCCCCTTGTCTAAGCGTGCTGGCGCGTTGAGTCTTCGGGCACTGCGCGAGCAGGGTTATTTGCCCATTGCGATTTTGAATCACTTGGCGCGACTGGGGCATGTTTATGAGCGCGATGATTTATTGCCATTAGATGATTTGATTGGCGATTTTGATGTGGCGCGCTTAGGAAGGGCGCCGGCGCGTCATGACCCGACGCAGCTGGATCATTGGCAGCGTCTGGCGGTGAATCATGCCGATGATGCCGTGTTACTGGGGTGGTTGGACGATCAGGATGTGTCGGCAGAGCAGGCGCAGCAGCTGGTGGCAGCGGTGCGCGATAACGTGCAATTCCCTGCCGATCTTCGGGCTTGGGCGCAGCGTTTATTGAAGGGCTTGCCGGAGTTTGATGCCGATGGCCAGGCCTTATTGCGCGCTGCGGGGGCTGATTTTTTCCAGCAGGCGTTGCAGGTGTTGGACTCCGCGCCCGACGACTTTAAGGCTTTTGCGCAAGCGGTGGGCGAGCGCAGTGGGGCGCGGGGTAAAGCTTTGTTTCAGCCGCTGCGTCTGGCTTTGAGCGGTGTAATGTTTGGCCCAGAGATGCACCGCATTTGGACATTGCTGGGACCTGCTGCATGTCGTGCGCGTCTTGAGCATGCCGCTGTCATCGCCGCCTTTTCCTCTCAATGA